Proteins co-encoded in one Populus trichocarpa isolate Nisqually-1 chromosome 10, P.trichocarpa_v4.1, whole genome shotgun sequence genomic window:
- the LOC18102704 gene encoding UDP-glycosyltransferase 76B1 isoform X3, whose translation MENIRESHVQHRKCRRIILFPPPLEGHINPMIQLANILYSKGFSITIIHTQFNAPNPSKCPHFTFHAIPDGLLEDEASTADGVIRFSVLNSKCVEPFRDCLAKLLLDAVDQEPVACLITDAVWHFTHAVAEGFKIPTIAMRTTSISSFLAFDSFPLLLERGYFPIQDSRLEESVQELPPLKVKDLPVIKTRFPATLHQQFEKISNQAKACSGLIWNSFEEIERDALSKLSQVFTVPIFHIGPFHKYFPASSSLITPDQSCISWLDTQTPNSVLYVSFGSLAAVNETEFLEMAWGLLHSNQPFLWVVRPGLVRGSESSESLPDGFLEMVGKRGYIVKWAPQQQVLAHPATGGFWTHNGWNSTLESICEGVPMICQPFSGDQRVNARYVSDVWKIGIHLEYNKLERREIERAIKGLMVETKGQGMRQRIVSLKEKVNLCVSHGGSSYHSLENLTKYIMSF comes from the exons ATGGAGAATATAAGAGAGTCCCATGTGCAGCATAGGAAGTGTCGGCGAATTATACTCTTCCCACCGCCTTTGGAAGGGCATATCAATCCTATGATTCAGCTTGCTAATATCCTTTATTCTAAAGGATTTTCCATAACAATCATCCACACTCAATTCAATGCTCCCAATCCTTCAAAGTGTCCTCACTTCACTTTCCATGCAATTCCTGATGGCTTGTTGGAAGATGAGGCTTCAACTGCAGATGGTGTAATCCGTTTCTCAGTCCTCAATTCAAAGTGTGTTGAGCCCTTTCGAGATTGCCTGGCTAAGCTGTTATTGGATGCCGTGGATCAAGAGCCCGTTGCTTGCTTGATCACAGATGCTGTTTGGCACTTCACTCACGCTGTAGCCGAGGGCTTTAAGATTCCAACTATTGCCATGCGGACAACTAGTATcagttcttttcttgcttttgaCTCCTTCCCCCTTCTGCTAGAAAGGGGTTACTTCCCAATTCAAG ATTCTCGATTAGAAGAATCAGTGCAAGAGCTTCCACCGTTGAAAGTCAAAGATCTTCCTGTGATCAAAACACGATTTCCAGCGACTCTTCATCAACAGTTTGAAAAGATAAGTAATCAAGCAAAAGCCTGTTCAGGCCTAATTTGGAACTCGTTTGAAGAAATTGAGCGTGATGCTCTGAGCAAATTAAGCCAGGTCTTTACTGTGCCAATATTTCACATAGGTCCATTTCACAAGTACTTTCCAGCTTCAAGTAGCTTAATAACACCAGACCAAAGCTGCATTTCCTGGCTTGATACCCAGACTCCTAATTCTGTACTCTATGTCAGCTTCGGGAGCCTTGCTGCGGTAAATGAGACTGAATTTCTGGAGATGGCCTGGGGGCTACTCCATAGCAATCAACCCTTCTTGTGGGTGGTTCGACCTGGATTAGTTCGGGGATCGGAATCGTCCGAATCCTTGCCGGATGGATTCCTTGAGATGGTGGGTAAAAGGGGCTATATCGTGAAATGGGCTCCTCAACAACAGGTGCTAGCACACCCTGCCACTGGAGGGTTTTGGACACACAATGGTTGGAATTCCACATTGGAAAGTATATGTGAAGGGGTTCCCATGATTTGTCAGCCTTTTTCTGGTGATCAAAGAGTAAATGCTAGGTATGTCAGTGATGTTTGGAAAATTGGGATACACTTGGAGTATAATAAACTCGAGAGAAGGGAGATAGAGAGGGCAATTAAAGGACTAATGGTAGAGACAAAAGGGCAGGGGATGAGACAGAGAATTGTGTCTTTGAAAGAGAAGGTGAACCTTTGTGTAAGCCATGGAGGCTCTTCTTACCATTCACTTGAGAACTTGACTAAGTACATCATGTCATTCTAG